A section of the Drosophila sechellia strain sech25 chromosome 3L, ASM438219v1, whole genome shotgun sequence genome encodes:
- the LOC6616306 gene encoding uncharacterized protein LOC6616306 isoform X2 — translation MTCGKCRGHKERSVKCLIAALDTIKEHALMMQRDSEESARTIEQLKIHNEKLHKALDLLKERQSSLVQAEKRRKLLPTKIKDDISPQPQSQNSLNMNIAISNIDLSDEEQEVEEDESITETETTARSPRKLRLPSRKTDMRDLENVQPSNVSAVGNSWTRKTPKNQGVLTKLSLTHKNNSLHLKQTRLKFEANKTSTSEKEVIEESPNLSTSLKRSRPQRSLLQRTDNTSVSNADVSLTITSNSTVKSIEPSFQLDMDEFKLDSSEHQILPPPNTPPGLKISNISDSVVLLTPATQDIIFVNDTLEDVSKLGTMDVLAEILKDDDDTCSSALRQYEKVMINQQKQTLPNAPKVESVIPISKAVKMEPISQPETDLGNESTKLPEDIEKYLMDIKEEDSRHSEEEFPRPLLIKEEPLLTVKERFNIECVECEKFINFMGSNLTDAKIKDYLAKCRHEDARSSTPPGFWNPHMVSFAEGDPRNEVLIDTRFWDQRLNK, via the exons ATGACGTGTGGAAAATGTCGCGGTCACAAGGAGCGGAGCGTGAAGTGCCTTATAGCCGCTTTGGACACAATCAAAGAGCACGCCTTAA TGATGCAACGAGACTCAGAGGAAAGTGCCAGAACCATAGAACAGCTAAAGATCCACAATGAAAAGCTACACAAGGCCTTGGACTTGCTGAAGGAGCGGCAGTCATCCTTGGTCCAGGCGGAGAAGCGCAGGAAGCTGTTGCCCACGAAGATCAAGGATGACATATCGCCGCAGCCACAAAGCCAAAACTCCCTGAACATGAACATAGCCATCAGCAACATAGATCTCTCCGACGAGGAGCAGGAAGTGGAGGAGGACGAGAGCATTACCGAAACGGAGACCACTGCCCGCAGCCCGCGCAAACTGCGATTGCCAAGTCGGAAGACGGACATGCGGGATCTGGAGAATGTGCAGCCAAGCAATGTTTCCGCGGTGGGAAATAGTTGGACCCGCAAGACACCCAAGAATCAGGGAGTCCTTACAAAGCTATCACTCAcgcacaaaaacaacagcttgCATTTGAAGCAGACTCGCCTAAAATTCGAAGCAAATAAGACGAGCACCAGTGAAAAGGAAGTCATAGAGGAGAGTCCCAATTTGAGCACCAGTCTGAAGAGATCTAGACCGCAGAGATCTTTATTGCAGAG AACAGACAACACGAGCGTTTCAAACGCAGACGTCTCGCTTACCATCACCAGCAATAGCACAGTCAAGTCCATAGAGCCAAGTTTTCAGTTGGATATGGACGAGTTTAAATTGGACAGCTCGGAACATCAGATATTGCCCCCACCGAACACGCCGCCAGGCTTAAAGATCAGCAACATCTCGGATAGTGTAGTTTTATTGACGCCTGCGACCCAGGATATAATCTTTGTGAATGATACACTCGAAGATGTGAGCAAACTGGGCACCATGGATGTTCTGGCCGAAATTCTGAAGGACGATGACGACACGTGCTCGAGTGCTTTAAGACAGTACGAGAAGGTTATGATTAACCAGCAGAAGCAGACCCTACCAAATGCCCCAAAAGTGGAGAGCGTCATTCCAATTAGCAAAGCCGTGAAAATGGAACCTATATCCCAGCCAGAAACCGATTTAGGCAACGAATCAACAAAACTGCCCGAGGATATTGAAAAGTATCTTATGGATATCAAGGAAGAGGATAGCAGGCATTCGGAGGAGGAGTTTCCGCGACCGCTTTTGATCAAGGAGGAACCTTTGTTGACGGTCAAAGAACGTTTCAACATCGAATGCGTTGAGTGCGAAAAG TTCATCAATTTTATGGGCTCAAATCTGACAGACGCGAAGATCAAAGATTATTTGGCCAAGTGCCGGCATGAAGACGCTCGCAGTTCAACTCCGCCGGGATTCTGGAATCCACACATGGTGTCCTTCGCAGAAGGCGATCCACGCAACGAGGTTTTGATAGACACCCGGTTTTGGGACCAGAGATTAAACAAATGA
- the LOC6616306 gene encoding uncharacterized protein LOC6616306 isoform X1 translates to MTCGKCRGHKERSVKCLIAALDTIKEHALMMQRDSEESARTIEQLKIHNEKLHKALDLLKERQSSLVQAEKRRKLLPTKIKDDISPQPQSQNSLNMNIAISNIDLSDEEQEVEEDESITETETTARSPRKLRLPSRKTDMRDLENVQPSNVSAVGNSWTRKTPKNQGVLTKLSLTHKNNSLHLKQTRLKFEANKTSTSEKEVIEESPNLSTSLKRSRPQRSLLQSCRTDNTSVSNADVSLTITSNSTVKSIEPSFQLDMDEFKLDSSEHQILPPPNTPPGLKISNISDSVVLLTPATQDIIFVNDTLEDVSKLGTMDVLAEILKDDDDTCSSALRQYEKVMINQQKQTLPNAPKVESVIPISKAVKMEPISQPETDLGNESTKLPEDIEKYLMDIKEEDSRHSEEEFPRPLLIKEEPLLTVKERFNIECVECEKFINFMGSNLTDAKIKDYLAKCRHEDARSSTPPGFWNPHMVSFAEGDPRNEVLIDTRFWDQRLNK, encoded by the exons ATGACGTGTGGAAAATGTCGCGGTCACAAGGAGCGGAGCGTGAAGTGCCTTATAGCCGCTTTGGACACAATCAAAGAGCACGCCTTAA TGATGCAACGAGACTCAGAGGAAAGTGCCAGAACCATAGAACAGCTAAAGATCCACAATGAAAAGCTACACAAGGCCTTGGACTTGCTGAAGGAGCGGCAGTCATCCTTGGTCCAGGCGGAGAAGCGCAGGAAGCTGTTGCCCACGAAGATCAAGGATGACATATCGCCGCAGCCACAAAGCCAAAACTCCCTGAACATGAACATAGCCATCAGCAACATAGATCTCTCCGACGAGGAGCAGGAAGTGGAGGAGGACGAGAGCATTACCGAAACGGAGACCACTGCCCGCAGCCCGCGCAAACTGCGATTGCCAAGTCGGAAGACGGACATGCGGGATCTGGAGAATGTGCAGCCAAGCAATGTTTCCGCGGTGGGAAATAGTTGGACCCGCAAGACACCCAAGAATCAGGGAGTCCTTACAAAGCTATCACTCAcgcacaaaaacaacagcttgCATTTGAAGCAGACTCGCCTAAAATTCGAAGCAAATAAGACGAGCACCAGTGAAAAGGAAGTCATAGAGGAGAGTCCCAATTTGAGCACCAGTCTGAAGAGATCTAGACCGCAGAGATCTTTATTGCAGAG TTGCAGAACAGACAACACGAGCGTTTCAAACGCAGACGTCTCGCTTACCATCACCAGCAATAGCACAGTCAAGTCCATAGAGCCAAGTTTTCAGTTGGATATGGACGAGTTTAAATTGGACAGCTCGGAACATCAGATATTGCCCCCACCGAACACGCCGCCAGGCTTAAAGATCAGCAACATCTCGGATAGTGTAGTTTTATTGACGCCTGCGACCCAGGATATAATCTTTGTGAATGATACACTCGAAGATGTGAGCAAACTGGGCACCATGGATGTTCTGGCCGAAATTCTGAAGGACGATGACGACACGTGCTCGAGTGCTTTAAGACAGTACGAGAAGGTTATGATTAACCAGCAGAAGCAGACCCTACCAAATGCCCCAAAAGTGGAGAGCGTCATTCCAATTAGCAAAGCCGTGAAAATGGAACCTATATCCCAGCCAGAAACCGATTTAGGCAACGAATCAACAAAACTGCCCGAGGATATTGAAAAGTATCTTATGGATATCAAGGAAGAGGATAGCAGGCATTCGGAGGAGGAGTTTCCGCGACCGCTTTTGATCAAGGAGGAACCTTTGTTGACGGTCAAAGAACGTTTCAACATCGAATGCGTTGAGTGCGAAAAG TTCATCAATTTTATGGGCTCAAATCTGACAGACGCGAAGATCAAAGATTATTTGGCCAAGTGCCGGCATGAAGACGCTCGCAGTTCAACTCCGCCGGGATTCTGGAATCCACACATGGTGTCCTTCGCAGAAGGCGATCCACGCAACGAGGTTTTGATAGACACCCGGTTTTGGGACCAGAGATTAAACAAATGA
- the LOC6616307 gene encoding 4-hydroxyphenylpyruvate dioxygenase has translation MTSYTDKGSKPEAGKFLSFDHLTFYVGNAKQAASYYTTRLGFEPLGYQGLETGERRFAKHAVRQNKIVFVFVSAYTPDDEEHGLHLMRHGDGVKDVAFEVEDLNAIFTLAVSRGAEVVRDIWEESDDQGFVRFATIKTYGDTTHTFVERNGYAGDFLPGFQRSPKDVLLNGLPSTKLNFIDHVVGNQPDLQMESVASWYERILQFHRFWSVDDSQIHTEYSALRSIVMANYEETVKMPINEPANGKKKSQIQEYVDYYGGGGVQHIALNTDDIIEAVSNLKARGTEFLTIPSSYYEILQEQLSHSRTKIKEDMEVLKKLNILIDFDENGYLLQIFTKNCQDRPTLFLEVIQRYNHNGFGAGNFKSLFTAIEIEQAKRGNL, from the exons ATG ACCAGCTATACTGACAAAGGATCCAAA CCTGAAGCCGGCAAATTTCTAAGCTTTGATCACTTGACCTTCTACGTTGGCAACGCCAAGCAGGCGGCCAGCTACTATACCACTCGTCTGGGCTTCGAACCACTTGGCTATCAGGGATTAGAGACCGGGGAGCGACGCTTCGCCAAGCATGCCGTGCGCCAGAACAAGATCGTCTTTGTGTTCGTCTCCGCCTACACGCCGGATGACGAGGAGCATGGACTCCACCTGATGCGCCACGGCGACGGTGTCAAGGATGTAGCCTTCGAAGTGGAGGATTTGAATGCCATTTTTACGCTGGCCGTGTCCCGCGGAGCCGAAGTGGTCCGCGACATCTGGGAGGAGAGCGATGATCAGGGATTCGTGAGATTCGCTACCATCAAGACG TACGGCGACACTACCCACACTTTCGTGGAGCGCAATGGTTACGCTGGAGATTTCCTGCCTGGATTCCAGCGGTCGCCCAAGGATGTCCTTCTAAACGGATTGCCCTCCACAAAGCTGAACTTCATTGATCACGTGGTGGGCAACCAGCCGGATCTGCAGATGGAGAGCGTGGCCTCCTGGTACGAGAGGATCCTGCAGTTCCACCGCTTCTGGTCGGTGGACGACTCGCAGATTCACACGGAGTACTCCGCCCTGCGGTCGATCGTGATGGCAAACTACGAGGAGACGGTAAAGATGCCGATCAATGAGCCAGCCAATGGAAAAAAGAAGTCGCAGATCCAGGAGTACGTGGATTACTACGGCGGAGGTGGTGTCCAGCACATTGCTCTCAACACGGATGACATTATCGAGGCGGTGAGCAACCTGAAGGCTCGAGGAACCGAGTTCCTGACCATTCCATCCTCGTACTACGAGATCCTTCAGGAGCAGCTTTCGCACAGCCGCACCAAGATCAAGGAGGACATGGAGGTCCTGAAGAAGTTGAACATTTTGATTGACTTCGACGAGAACGGATATCTGCTGCAGATCTTCACGAAGAACTGCCAGGACAGACCAACCCTCTTCCTGGAAGTTATCCAACGCTACAATCATAAT GGATTTGGCGCTGGCAACTTTAAGTCCTTGTTCACGGCCATTGAAATTGAACAAGCCAAGCGAGGAAACTTGTAA
- the LOC6616306 gene encoding uncharacterized protein LOC6616306 isoform X3 has protein sequence MTCGKCRGHKERSVKCLIAALDTIKEHALMMQRDSEESARTIEQLKIHNEKLHKALDLLKERQSSLVQAEKRRKLLPTKIKDDISPQPQSQNSLNMNIAISNIDLSDEEQEVEEDESITETETTARSPRKLRLPSRKTDMRDLENVQPSNVSAVGNSWTRKTPKNQGVLTKLSLTHKNNSLHLKQTRLKFEANKTSTSEKEVIEESPNLSTSLKRSRPQRSLLQRQHERFKRRRLAYHHQQ, from the exons ATGACGTGTGGAAAATGTCGCGGTCACAAGGAGCGGAGCGTGAAGTGCCTTATAGCCGCTTTGGACACAATCAAAGAGCACGCCTTAA TGATGCAACGAGACTCAGAGGAAAGTGCCAGAACCATAGAACAGCTAAAGATCCACAATGAAAAGCTACACAAGGCCTTGGACTTGCTGAAGGAGCGGCAGTCATCCTTGGTCCAGGCGGAGAAGCGCAGGAAGCTGTTGCCCACGAAGATCAAGGATGACATATCGCCGCAGCCACAAAGCCAAAACTCCCTGAACATGAACATAGCCATCAGCAACATAGATCTCTCCGACGAGGAGCAGGAAGTGGAGGAGGACGAGAGCATTACCGAAACGGAGACCACTGCCCGCAGCCCGCGCAAACTGCGATTGCCAAGTCGGAAGACGGACATGCGGGATCTGGAGAATGTGCAGCCAAGCAATGTTTCCGCGGTGGGAAATAGTTGGACCCGCAAGACACCCAAGAATCAGGGAGTCCTTACAAAGCTATCACTCAcgcacaaaaacaacagcttgCATTTGAAGCAGACTCGCCTAAAATTCGAAGCAAATAAGACGAGCACCAGTGAAAAGGAAGTCATAGAGGAGAGTCCCAATTTGAGCACCAGTCTGAAGAGATCTAGACCGCAGAGATCTTTATTGCAGAG ACAACACGAGCGTTTCAAACGCAGACGTCTCGCTTACCATCACCAGCAATAG